In Antennarius striatus isolate MH-2024 chromosome 8, ASM4005453v1, whole genome shotgun sequence, a single window of DNA contains:
- the LOC137599914 gene encoding putative nuclease HARBI1, which translates to MACPFQDDPVHEGAAFLRRELRLRRERIYRPRLDVMSFPDTYLYERYRFTSGTIVYIHDLIRPYIGSRTNRSRAVTSKQVLCAALRFYTTGTFLYIVGDAQHPRFPNVIGCIDGTHIPIKAPSQDDGAFVNRKSVHSINVQIIFDAEYRITNVVAKWPGSVHDSRIYREFDGVLLGDRAYPCQPWLLPPYPDPEPGPRQNFNRAHCRTRARVEMTIGLLKARFQCLHHLTTTPERACDTIVACVVLHKIATIRGEQHPAPQINDPDDNPIHLPAVQEGRAVGDYICENYFSN; encoded by the exons ATGGCGTGTCCTTTCCAAGACGATCCCGTCCACGAAGGTGCTGCATTTCTGCGAAGGGAATTACGTCTCCGGCGTGAGAGGATCTATAGACCACGTTTAGATGTGATGTCATTCCCTGACACTTACCTTTACGAGAGGTACCGTTTCACGTCAGGGACAATTGTGTATATCCACGACCTGATCCGTCCCTACATCGGCAGCAGAACGAACCGGAGTCGGGCTGTCACGTCCAAACAGGTGCTGTGTGCAGCGCTGCGTTTTTACACAACGGGGACTTTCCTGTACATTGTGGGAGATGCGCAGCACCCGA GATTTCCTAATGTTATTGGCTGTATAGATGGAACCCACATTCCCATTAAGGCCCCCTCACAGGACGATGGAGCTTTTGTGAATAGGAAGTCTGTTCACAGCATCAATGTGCAG ATCATATTTGATGCGGAATACCGCATCACTAATGTGGTGGCAAAGTGGCCTGGGTCAGTCCATGACTCACGGATATACC GAGAGTTTGATGGCGTCCTGCTGGGGGACAGGGCATACCCATGCCAACCATGGCTGCTGCCCCCATaccctgaccctgaaccaggtccCAGGCAGAACTTCAACCGGGCTCAttgcaggacgagagcccgggtggagatgaccataggcctgctgaaagcaCGTTTCCAGTGCCTACATCACCTCACGACAACCCCTGAGAGGGCCTGTGATACAATTGTGGCATGTGTTGTTCTTCATAAAATTGCCACTattagaggagaacaacaccctGCCCCACAAATTAATGACCCCGATGATAACCCAATCCACCTGCCTGCTGTCCAGGAAGGCAGAGCGGTGGGCGACTACATTTGCGagaattatttttctaattaa